The genomic stretch ATTATTAAACTTTACACTTCTGATTTCATTTTACTCTTTACAATGTTGTgatctgttttctattttgcatgttaaaaaaaaaaagtagatgatGCATAAATGCTGCTCAAAACAGGTGTATGAAAAGCAAGGATGATTTAGGCGATGTATTCAAGATGtcttaaaatagaaaatctaGATGATGTATATTGTTAATTACCAGTACTGTTTGAATGCAGATTCAAGGTTCTACAGTGGGCCACTCGAGCAACACGGACaatctttaaacaaaatggCATTCGAGGACTTTACAGAGGTTTCTGGACACAGCTTGCAAGGGACTGCCCAGCAAATGCCATCTATATGACATTCTATGAGATTGTGGGCCACGAGTCTCGTGTGTATCTACATCAGATTCCTAGCACAGCTGTTAACTTTGTCTGTGGTGGAGTTGCTGGTGTTGTAAGTTGGATGGCCATAATGCCAATTGATTTTGTGAAGAGTCGCATACAGGCAGATCCAGAACGCACTATGTACCAGGGATTCTGGGACTGTGCCAGACAGGCATATGCTGAGGGTGgtatgaagatttttttccgTGGAGCATTAGCAGTTTGCTTACGAGCTTTTCCTGTAAATGCAGTGACACTAATGGTATACACAGAAATTCTACAGTATTTGAATAAGATTAATTAGTGAATGTTGCTCAAATGTGCTTTGCAAATTTATGTGCTTTTCCTGATGCAGTAGAGCATCCTTTGCATTCACATAGCACAGCCATATCATgagaaatgatgaaaagaagCATTTATCATTCCCAGCCTTCCCCATTTTGGGGTTTTGGTAGGGCCACTTACCTCATGCACAATCAGAACTTTaggaaactgtttttttttcttctcttatttgtGACTTCTGTTAAACATATAAACTTGCCAtctatttttaatgtgattttgtcaacatttgtaTTCCAACTACATCTTTATACACCATTATATAGAAATTTAAAACTTCTTAATAAAAAGATATTGTCTACTTAATTCTTTCACAGTGCTTCTTTTAAGTCCATTGAGCTTGATGTTCTTGACATTACATGAAATGTACATTATTGTTAGTAGTATGTATTCaccatttaaacaaatttagtgCCTTGAAGTACATTTCAGAGCCTGCAAAAACATCTGCGCACAATGCATTTGCAATTATGCATTGGCAGTCCCCAAAACTAAGGCATCTGTCATAGTTTTGACTAATTTCAAATTGACCTGACCACATTATTGCCAAATGTAGAAAACATTGGATCTGTGCACCAAGCTACgtatttttaactatttttttcagattttagcATAGGTTTTAACATGATAGGCTTGGCTAACCTTGTCTCTGGCATCCAGAGTGTTGGCTATGAATGAACATTACACAAACTCTACTTCAATTATTTGTGTAAATTCTTGCCCAGCAAGTGCCAAGATTTTATCATTCCATCAACACTTAAAAATGGACAGATGGGTTACCCTCACCCTAGCATATCAAAGTtttcatgaaataatttttattccatttaatttataattactttctagaaaattatacaaaaactTTTCTCTAAACTGTTCATTGTATACACTATTTTGTGTACCGACTGCATTTTATGGTACTTGTTatactgtattatttttttgcttgttaatCTTTTCTAATGGCCTTTACGCTTTCACTGGCCCTGCAATAAAAAACTGCACTGGCTGTCAAAGATGTCTGTTTATCACCAAACAAAACCACATGCTTCAATTTTGCAAACCAGTTTAGTCCCTATTTTCTTGAGGTCAGCAGAAAAGGgtcatatttacaaataaagaaatgaattacCGCAATGCTTTTACAAAAACACTATTTATTATCACGTGACTTAAattacgcgcacacacacacatatatatacagagatTCCTTTTATCATAACTCCAGCCAGTCTCTCATATAGACGCATGTTCCCGGTGAAATAGCACCACCTTCATGACAATGACTCGAGACCTGCaaccaaaaatttttttaaaatattgttttataaaaaaaaatgacaactggCGACCGATGATATTGATAAAGACAGACcattataaacaaataacaagttTGCTTCATTATTTTACCTGCTTGAACACAATGCTTAGGTGAAAAACAACTGCCAACACAAAGGGGCTatgttttaaaggaaaaagcaatTCAAATGGTTAATTGGGATTAACTGATAGATGCTGATATTCTAAATTATGTCTGATCACAATTTCAGGctgcaaaaagttttttttttttttactaacaatCACCTCTACGACACTTGTGTAAGGCAGTCCAAGTAAGCTGTCTTGTTATGTTGTGACATACTGCAAGCTTTCTGTGCTTTTCAGCTTCCAGTGCAAGCTAGAAATCAATGTCAGCAAAACTGCCAACAGCAATACAACATCATCAACTTGCCAAATGGTTTAGTACACAACTGCTGTCACTACTCCAGCATTGCAGCACTCTTTTTTCTCCAATAGGTCCTATTACATTAATagattatagtttttttttttttacaaacatggCGACCTGAGTTGGTCCAAAGCTTTGTTTTCAATGTGAGTGAAAGTGAACAATTATTTTGCAACCTAAAATTTTGATTAGACAACTGAATGAAAAGGGGAAGGGCTTCCTACAGCATTGACAGATACTCATTTTTATTAGTGCAGTGCCAATATCAACCACTCATTTCTTAGCTTCTTGCCTGCCTCAAAATGGAATAGAACTATACATGTAATGATACATTCAAGCACAGCAAATAAGCTGGGAAAGGTTGCTGGATGAGCAAGGTAAATGTTCTGAGCAAATCCAGTTTCGCGCATTAAAGGTTACTGATTTTACAAAAACTAGATTAAAATGAATAAGCCACAACTGACCGGACATGTTCCACAGGGCATTCTCATTAGACCTGTAGTCTCTATCAACGGTTTAGAAAGTCTGTACACTTTAACATGGGAATCACCCTAGATCCACTTGCTCCAACACGGGTGCTTTGTGTGATTTTGCCATCAAAAATGAGAGTGTTGAGAATGGTCACTATATCCTCCACTTTGAGCTGAACCTGAACAAAAATCATTGTATATTAtgtacattactttttttttaaaaaacaccaaACTAACAAACTATAACAGCAAATTTTGTCAAGAAGTTTGAATTTCTTGAGCTCTCATCTACgaacatttcattttgaaaaaagccAAACTCAGAAATCATGCATGTATATTAAAAGCTCTAGCAATCCCTTTCTGAAATACCTACAGTAATTAGTGTCACTTGACTGTTACTATGTTCACTTCCATGTTCCTGGCAACgttcatttttcatctttatcatgTAATGGGATTTAGCCTaatacacacaacaaaaaaatttctgcaACCATAATACTTTGCTTCACCTGGACTTTATGCGATCTAACTGCTTAATAACATTGATGTGCTGCTCAAAATTCCAATTTATAGCAGAAAACTGCTTTcttgaataaaatgaaaaataaaactgtctgcTTGTGAAAGGTAAAGGATTGAATTTTATCCATAAAATCTTTGTCTGCATCCACATTGAGCAGATGTATGCCAGAGAAAAGTCACTTTGTGTTGAAGTCTGATCCATGCCAACCAAAGGGTCTGAAGATGGTAGATGTTCATTAATCAAAGGTTCTGCAATAGCAGGTTTtataacattgaaaaaaataaagcccaGATGGAAAGTCCGAACATACTGTGACAACCCGTAGCTGTGTAATGTAGCCGAGTACTTCCTctgctgtggctgttgctgcGTTGCTGTGAGATAGGATCCATGTGCTGTTCTCTGGCTGATGCTGCCTGAAAGCAGGATGATTTGTCAtcaaaaacaagattttcaaACAACCCATATCCTTTCATTTGTAAGGTGTGAAGAATTTTTAAGACAATGTTGCAATGATGAATACTAACAACTATAAAGAGAACTCAAAAGaagggaaagaggaaaaaggTATAAGTAAAAGACAaactgagaaaaacaaaacataatgtCAACAGGCTTGCATTTTAAACACCTGCAAGTTATGAGGCTGTGACCAAGACAATGGCAACAGGTTTGCATTTTAACTTAGTCAACTGAACTGAAGCTAATTTGCATCTGTTGATGTGAATTGCATATAAAGAGTTATTATGCAAGTTTTCAGGCAACTATggcaaagaaagtaaaaaaaaacttgcctttTGTTCCAGAAACTTGTAGCACTGTTGATTCAAGAGGTCAACAAGTTCTGATTCAAAGTCTTGGTCACTGTACCAAGCTCCCCCAGTTACTGAACTGTCAGGCTCAAGGTTAAACAGCATATACACTTTCTTCTTAGGTGCCTatcaaaacagttaaaaaaaaaaaccctttaagTTCTCACACAGTATAGCTGGCAACTcaattaaagataaagaaatatacAGCCATGCCAAAATAATGATTATGTAAGATTTTATTCATAAATGAGTTACTGATAAAATGTCTCAAATCATCGGCTTTCATTTAACAATAATgagaatttaatatttttatcaataaaagatATAATATGTTACACCCAATTcccattatttaaaaaatacctgttaaaaaacacaaaatgatgtTTAACAAGTGTGTTGTCATATGCACATAGACACAGGACAGCAGTGAGACAGCTATAGACtatacaaaaatgttaattctACAAAAAATTATCCATTGAAATCCATAATAACATTCAGCTTGACATGCTTTAATATGACTCAACACCAGAAATTAACACTAATTTATAGGACAAGCAAAACTTAAAGAAGATCATTTGCTTTCAGCTAGCTAGCTCATCCAAATGATTTAGCAGCACAAACACAAGGACAACATTTACTTGAGAAGATCCAGCACTCACAGCCACAGATTTCACAGCTTTTATTAGCTCCTTATTTTCAAggtttttcaaaactttattgAGCTGTGTCAGAGGTAGGTTACTTTTTGAACGAATGTCTCTAATCCATATTCCTGCAAAAGTAAACACACAGTATGTTGGTCCGCTAGGCAAATGATACAATCCAGAGGAATCTTAGTACCCTGCCAAAATGCATTCTGTATTTATGTCCTTATAAGGGCTTAACTTCAGCTAAAAGATCAGTCATTCCTTCACTTATAAGCCTTTGTAAGTGCCCGAGATATCCAACAGCAATATTCATTCAAACAATATCTGCAATAATAGTGGTCAATTTTCTTCAACCTCCTGTTGATTCCACTTCAGATTTGGACCACCAACCCCAATTATTTTTAGCCTGTTTTCTTACCTTCTAGATTTCATCTAAAGCTTAACACACTCAGGTAATAACATTGCTTAATCCCACTTCCCACCAActataaaaatgaaagcaacTTGTAATTTATTGACATGAAGCAACTGGTGTAAATCTTTACCTTTATTGTCTGCCTCTTTAATGAtttgataaacaagtttatcTTGTGTGTCAGTACCTTTCAACTGActacagaagaaacaaagaaaacaatcagcTGAGTGGTATATACAATATTCACCTGCACTTTCAATTTTCTATTAATGCCAACTTTATATATCATTTCAAAGAAactattacttttttatgtgttCCAGTGATCATGCCTGTCAGACTTTAAATCTTTTACAGTTACAAAGAGATATTACTACTTAAAGAAATTAACTTATATGTACCAGCTATTATCACAaactttaaataacaaataccacaaaaataaacttctgtAAGGTGACTTACACCTATCACAAGTGCTTATAAAGGCAAAGCCAAAAGCAATTGAAAGGGCTTCaaactaaaagaaattaaatatagaTCATGCTTGCTGAAATGATATGCttgcaaatacatgtatattttagaAAAACTTTTCTCTTACTTATCTCCAGCAGTGTCTTTCAGCCTATACAGGAGTCTCTGGCCTATCTGTAAAAGATCAATGCATCCCTGCAACAAAGTAATCCAATCAGTACTTGAAACAAATTACCAGCTTTTCTTCTATTCATTGATTTATGTAAATCATCATTGAATATACTGGGAAACAGCAAAAACTtggcaaaatataaaaacagtaaaGAGTAGGTACAGATCATTTCTGacataaaacaaactaaaaaaaaagaactaaaaaaaaggGGGATCAACAATAACAGTAATATGATATAATATTAAGTTTTGTACAGAGGGATGGAAGCTAGTAGCAGAGGAAGTATTTGGCCTACACCTAAGCAGCAATGTGCAGGACTATGGAGATAAATGTGTTGATATTTGTGTTGGTCAATGGTGGTATTTTATTACAATCATGTGACTTAATTTGAAGCTTTGCCCAGTTTTAGTGCGGCACATTGGTTGAATGAAGTGTCAGCTGCTAGCCTCCATAAATAAACTTTgttatgtaaaatattacacataaatTTCTTGATACACACTGTAGTAAGAAGCTTGTTGATTGCTGCTACCCTCTGCTGAACATCGCAATGTGATAAACCTTGTTCAATAATCTTGTTATCAATACCATCTGGATTCTTCTGGCAAAGGTCTAGAATACTGGAATCAGAGATAAACAGTTCTGTTAATACGAGACCACACAGCTTTAGTTGTCCAACTGAGGTATAATAAACAACTGTCAAGTACTCAATTTTATCACTACTACTTGTATCAATCTAGTAATTGTCATCATGGTTAGAAcaatacattattttaagtattatattaaaaatacaagatTCAAATcacatcgaaaaaaaaaaaaacaaataaaactaaatgtgCAAGTGGTGTATTAACCTTAAATAAATATGAGAACAAATTCAATTTTGGTTTTCCCTTCACCTAATCAACATTTAATCGATATACAAATAACACTGACACAAACGCTGCCACACGTTGATATAAGCTATATAATCCAGAAATTGTGAAATTTTAGCTTCTTACACTTTTTCGATATCAGTTTCTTCCACTGGCTCTTGTTTTACAACTGGCATTCCAGTCGGCTGGGCCATTGCCTGAGAACTTCACTGATCGAAAGGCGAGGCGTGTGAAGATAAAGCTAGGCAGAATTAAATATCAAACCATTTGAGCATATTATGAAACGGGAATAcgtttctaaaattaaaatacattacagaaaaagagagaacgaCAGTTTtctaagaacaagaaaaaagtttcacatCACTAACAAAACTGACCACCCACATAAATTATTCACGTTAGCATTCTGAAATATTGTAAACGTACAAACACTCTTACTGTTAGCCGTCTCTCAGTGCCGCTGGTCAGTGCAAAGATCGTCAGCAGAATGGCCGGCAAGGTGAAACCTAGTTTAACGCCCAGCTTATTTAGTGTCCAAAACAACTGGATGACTTGGCATTAATAATTAATAGTAATTTACTAGCTATTTTAACCCTATTTTGGTTTATGGTTATGGATCTGATTTTGTTTGCATCTAGACTGTAGAGAATAAGCAGGTCATCAGTGGTACCCCTCAAACTATGAACACATGGGGCCCactatttatttactgtttttaattATGATTAACGATTTTTCAGAAGCAGTTAGGtaaatttgcaaaatatttgcAGACAACACTAATAATCTGCAAATAAATTACGATGCCCCACTTTGCAGCAAGTGGTAACAAACCTGCAGCAAAATTTTGCACATCCAAATGCCTTTTTTCACACATTAACTCAGATAACAAGTCCAACATGCAAAatatcaaagataaaaaatttaCTGTTGACTAATGTAgagttaaaaaaagtaactacattagatattttttaaatttggtaTTATAATTATGGTAATAAAGTCATTGATAAAGCAAATACTATTTTGAGTTTAATTGGTATGGTTTTCCAGCCCCTTGGGAAAGGAAACTTCTGTGCAACTGTATAAAGCATTGGTGAAACATGGAAATgtatcataatcatcattaagACAGTTGTGATAGAAATGGTGCAGAGATGAAcaacattaaatttaaaaggtttataaagtatttaaaaaaacacttaaaGCACCCTTAAAGTGAGATGCATCAGAGATCTTATTCTAACATAAGATAATTAACAGATTGTCTATGACAAACTTTTCCAAATGCACAAGGAACCctgcaaacaaaatttctgtAACTGCACTTATATTTGTAAAAAGGGTTCTTACTAACagattcagggcttctgctaaggctagaAGGGACCcatttgatgaaaattgaagggtcctctgaacttttaatgcgtactgtacgcaattttttgcgtaagcagaagccctgagatAACACCCTCTTTGGAATTGTCTTCTTGAACATTTGTGTCGTTTTCATAAcattattatacttttttcaGACTGTTCTATACTCTTACTGGAGGAGCTCATGTGCTTGGAGAGTGCGCATAGGTATGTTTGCTGTTGAACAGTGATGGGAGAGGTGTATCAGAGCACAGAATATGTTAACACAATGCTTCTTGCAAACTGCAGATTAAGTTAATGCTtgtgtaaaataatgaaataatggtGCATAAAATAAGAAAGCTTACTTTGAGTACCTTGCACATAATTATGAGAACTGGACAGAAGGATACACATTTTTCTACCTTTCACTCTTCTGTTTCTGGTTACTTTTGCTGTTGATTGCATACATGTATTCAGGCCATGCTGGAAAAAAACCATCCTGTAACTTACACAAAATTTTTTCAGCTCTGGCCTTGAAAGGAGTGGACTACGAGTACATGGCAGTGAACCTGATCAAGGATGGAGGAGAACAGGTGAGATTTGTAATATTTTGGGGATTCGtttatttggttatttattttgttgttattgtagaTGTAAATGCATTTATctcgtttaaaaatattgttgatatACAAACCCCACCATCACTGGGAGACAGCAGCAGACACTAACTGCATCTATTGCAGCCTCTAACGACATTCACATATTCCTAAGACATTATATATTGAActgcattatatttttttccaagtaGATGTATTGAAGCTTATAGGAGAGAAAGGGTGGAACAAAGACATTTGAACCATTCATGTTTGATAGTAACAACATTAGCtgtgctttatatatatttaaaaaactattttttgcaGTTGAAGGAAGATTATAAGGAAAAGAACCCAATGTCCCAGGTTCCAGCAATTTTCATTGATGGAATTACACTCAGCCAGTCTGTAAGTCACATTTGGTAGTTACaaataactttatattttattctattatCACAAATTGGGTGCGTTAAACACTTGTACTTAAGAAAAAGTGCATTTTTTCTGTATATACATAGTCATAAATTTTGAGCGTGAACATGATATTTCATCATTGTTGCCTTAAAGCTCTGATGTTAAAGCTCTATCAAAATGGCAGGACTTATCTGACATAGCCTTCTCTTGTCCATGATCAACATTTCCAGTTATATGTGATAAGAGTAGGAGTTTAATATGCATTAAATTGTATAGCCTGCAACTGTGAAAGAAATTCTACCATAATGTCTTGAACTTAAGCTGCTGAAATGATTCAAATTCTTATGCAgacaaatgtgtttttctttgtgctCGTTGATGGTGAAAGAAAAACTTCAGCGTAGCCCTATGACACGTATGTGTACTAAAAGTATTGATGCAGttttttgtgttctgtttatTGTTGCATCACTTTTTAGTTGTTGTTCTGTTATCAGCAGTTTGCTGAAATGGTTTTatgctcatttttttcagacaactTCATTATGTGATTAGTTTACTGTAATGATTTGTGTTGattaatagtttttttggttttatcaGTTTACAAAAGGATCCTGAACATTATTTACTCTTTATCTTCTTAATGCCCATGGGCTTAAAGACTCTTTTCTCTTGTGCCTTTAACTCCCTCTTAGAGAAACATATTATCATCAGTTATaaccccccacccacccaccccaaacaaacagcaaaggaCTACAATTTCAAATGATTTATTGTATCCAGCTATATATCACGTTTAATATATTGCTCTTTGAGAAATTTTCCTTACTGATCTTGGTTATACATGAATTTTATCAAACACAATCTTTTGTCTTATCCATTACAATtaattacattatatttttcacaGCTTCCTATTAATTGAATACTTGGAAGAGACACGTCCAGATCCCCCGCTTTTGCCAAAGGATCCCAAAGAAAGAGCAAAGGTGTGTTCACCGAGTGTAATTTCTCTCATGTCTGTAGCATAACGTTTCAAGCTGCACACAAAGTGCTCTTTCTTGGGGTTGGTGTACCTTTTGTGtactaaaaaataatacatgGACATAACACATTTTTCTAATTGGCACTGAGCTTAATGTGTAAGAAATCAAATATAGTTTGAgaactataaaaaaacaaagtggGGAGGAGAGATGGAAAGATGTTAAGGCAGGCAATTACCTGCTGCAGGAGGTATTCACAAGAGATGGATCTTCAGACATACCTCAAAACTTATACTCACCATCACATAAATCTTTGCATGTTGCAAATTGTACATTAAGATACTTCTAAATAGCAAACAACATGTACGTTGTTACACTTGACAT from Pomacea canaliculata isolate SZHN2017 linkage group LG8, ASM307304v1, whole genome shotgun sequence encodes the following:
- the LOC112570721 gene encoding LOW QUALITY PROTEIN: solute carrier family 25 member 45-like (The sequence of the model RefSeq protein was modified relative to this genomic sequence to represent the inferred CDS: deleted 2 bases in 1 codon; substituted 1 base at 1 genomic stop codon), with the protein product MAGTNLINDYIAGAIGGCAGMAVGHPLDTIKVQMQTQDCYKGIQDCVVSVSHQKLSKGFFRGMSWPLASFAFVNSAYFGAYGHVLSWFEHHQRTQESPHRLQVFTAGLVATFPTGFIACPIDVIKVTLQAQIQHDPHLPPSRDSRFYSGPLEQHGQSLNKMAFEDFTEVSGHSLQGTAQQMPSIXFYEIVGHESRVYLHQIPSTAVNFVCGGVAGVVSWMAIMPIDFVKSRIQADPERTMYQGFWDCARQAYAEGGMKIFFRGALAVCLRAFPVNAVTLMVYTEILQYLNKIN
- the LOC112570719 gene encoding DNA-directed RNA polymerase III subunit RPC6-like isoform X1, coding for MAQPTGMPVVKQEPVEETDIEKVILDLCQKNPDGIDNKIIEQGLSHCDVQQRVAAINKLLTTGCIDLLQIGQRLLYRLKDTAGDNQLKGTDTQDKLVYQIIKEADNKGIWIRDIRSKSNLPLTQLNKVLKNLENKELIKAVKSVAVSAGSSQAPKKKVYMLFNLEPDSSVTGGAWYSDQDFESELVDLLNQQCYKFLEQKAASAREQHMDPISQQRSNSHSRGSTRLHYTATGCHSSAQSGGYSDHSQHSHF
- the LOC112570719 gene encoding DNA-directed RNA polymerase III subunit RPC6-like isoform X2, which codes for MAQPTGMPVVKQEPVEETDIEKVILDLCQKNPDGIDNKIIEQGLSHCDVQQRVAAINKLLTTGCIDLLQIGQRLLYRLKDTAGDNQLKGTDTQDKLVYQIIKEADNKGIWIRDIRSKSNLPLTQLNKVLKNLENKELIKAVKSVAAPKKKVYMLFNLEPDSSVTGGAWYSDQDFESELVDLLNQQCYKFLEQKAASAREQHMDPISQQRSNSHSRGSTRLHYTATGCHSSAQSGGYSDHSQHSHF